The following proteins are encoded in a genomic region of Periophthalmus magnuspinnatus isolate fPerMag1 chromosome 10, fPerMag1.2.pri, whole genome shotgun sequence:
- the map1lc3cl gene encoding microtubule-associated proteins 1A/1B light chain 3C, with protein MAPFEKSMEMMPFKQRKCLATRKDEVCNIRTKFPNKLPVIVERYMREKSLPLLDKTKFLVPFELTLGQFLCLLRNKIDLESTQALFLLVAEKSMSCMSSSMGEIYSLYSDQDGFLYITYASQEVFGAPQAPERPC; from the exons atggCTCCTTTTGAAAAATCCATGGAGATGATGCCCTTCAAACAAAGAAAATGCCTTG CCACAAGAAAAGATGAAGTGTGTAATATCCGGACAAAATTCCCAAACAAGTTACCT GTAATTGTTGAACGTTACATGCGTGAGAAATCTCTCCCACTTTTGGACAAGACAAAGTTCCTGGTTCCCTTTGAGCTCACGCTGGGCCAGTTCCTCTGTCTATTAAG AAATAAAATAGATCTGGAATCGACTCAGGCCCTGTTTCTGTTGGTGGCAGAGAAAAGCATGTCTTGTATGTCGTCGAGTATGGGCGAGATCTACTCCCTCTACAGTGACCAGGACGGCTTCCTCTACATCACCTACGCCTCGCAAGAAGTCTTCGGAGCCCCCCAGGCACCAGAACGACCATGTTGA